The following are from one region of the Gloeomargarita lithophora Alchichica-D10 genome:
- the surE gene encoding 5'/3'-nucleotidase SurE codes for MRLLVSNDDGIFAPGLRALANTLAQAGHGVTVVAPDRERSATGHGLTLHKPIRVEPVTGFFHPTVTAWACTGTPADCVKLALGRLLTHPPDWVVAGINQGQNLGTDILYSGTVSAAMEGLIENIPGVALSLASYTEPEFTVASRFAAALMGQLGQHPLPATVLLNVNIPAVTAPEVAGVCLTRQGVRRYSDQFDERTDPRGRTYYWLAGTAIEAEPEPSGCPDTAHWPTDVATVRNHKISITPLQYNLTHAPGLATLATWPGLNQGLYWLKD; via the coding sequence ATGCGCCTATTGGTGAGCAATGATGATGGGATTTTTGCACCGGGGTTGCGTGCCCTGGCTAATACCCTAGCGCAGGCGGGGCATGGGGTGACGGTGGTGGCTCCCGACCGGGAACGCTCCGCCACTGGGCATGGATTGACACTCCACAAACCGATCCGGGTCGAACCGGTGACGGGTTTTTTCCACCCGACGGTCACCGCTTGGGCCTGTACCGGCACCCCGGCGGATTGTGTGAAATTGGCGTTGGGACGGTTGTTGACCCATCCCCCGGACTGGGTGGTGGCGGGGATTAACCAGGGGCAAAATCTGGGCACGGATATTCTCTACTCTGGTACGGTGTCGGCGGCGATGGAAGGGCTAATTGAAAATATCCCTGGGGTGGCCTTGAGCCTCGCCAGTTATACGGAACCGGAATTTACTGTCGCCAGCCGCTTTGCCGCCGCATTGATGGGGCAACTGGGCCAACACCCCCTGCCCGCTACGGTGCTTTTGAATGTGAATATCCCCGCCGTGACTGCCCCGGAGGTCGCCGGGGTTTGTCTGACCCGCCAGGGGGTGCGCCGCTACAGTGACCAATTTGACGAACGGACTGACCCCAGGGGACGCACCTATTATTGGTTGGCGGGGACGGCGATTGAGGCTGAACCGGAACCCAGCGGTTGCCCGGACACCGCCCATTGGCCGACGGATGTAGCAACGGTGAGAAATCATAAGATCAGCATTACGCCCTTGCAGTACAATCTCACCCATGCGCCGGGATTGGCTACCCTGGCGACCTGGCCGGGGTTGAACCAGGGTTTATACTGGCTAAAAGATTGA
- the hpf gene encoding ribosome hibernation-promoting factor, HPF/YfiA family, which produces MKLVIHGKNIAITDPIRTYVESKLAKALSHFDGLITEVNAHLSVARNPRIHDTHIAEMTLYLGGNVMRAEERSENLYASIDLVADKLARKVRKFKEKKQAKLHNTPALVTAGELVPLKTEGLPELPKEVVRRKYFAMPPMTVDEALEQLELIDHDFYVFRNRETGEINVMYERNHGGYGLIQPRGNGHQTAKPH; this is translated from the coding sequence ATGAAACTCGTCATCCATGGCAAAAATATTGCCATTACCGACCCCATCCGTACCTATGTGGAGAGCAAATTAGCCAAAGCCTTGAGCCATTTTGATGGTTTAATTACCGAAGTCAATGCCCATTTATCCGTTGCCCGCAATCCCCGGATTCACGATACCCATATTGCGGAAATGACCCTCTACTTGGGTGGAAATGTGATGCGGGCGGAAGAACGGAGCGAAAATCTCTACGCCAGTATTGACCTGGTGGCAGATAAACTGGCGCGCAAGGTGCGTAAATTTAAGGAGAAAAAACAAGCCAAATTGCACAACACGCCTGCCCTGGTCACGGCAGGGGAATTGGTGCCCCTAAAAACCGAGGGTTTGCCGGAATTGCCCAAGGAGGTCGTACGCCGTAAATACTTTGCCATGCCACCCATGACCGTGGATGAAGCCTTGGAGCAGTTGGAATTGATTGACCACGATTTCTATGTCTTTCGCAATCGGGAAACCGGGGAAATCAATGTGATGTATGAACGCAACCACGGGGGGTATGGCCTGATCCAACCCCGGGGCAACGGCCACCAGACCGCCAAACCCCATTAG
- a CDS encoding ATP-dependent Clp protease proteolytic subunit, translating into MVQSPYYGDNYYRTPPPDLPSLLLKERIIYLGLPIVYQVTELIVAQLLYLQYEDPEKPIYFYINSTGTSRFDGEPVAWETEAFAICDTMAYIKPAVHTICLGMAMGMAAVLLSGGSKGNRASLPNASIILRQSRSYTRGQASDIQIQAQEVLHNRAVMLDILAENTGQSREKVAKDMSRTFYLTPQQAKDYGLIDRILESTRQLPQAVANLALPGKA; encoded by the coding sequence ATGGTGCAATCACCGTATTATGGGGACAATTATTACCGGACACCGCCCCCGGATTTGCCGTCGTTGTTGTTGAAAGAGCGGATCATTTACTTGGGTCTGCCGATTGTTTATCAAGTCACGGAATTGATCGTGGCGCAGTTGCTTTATTTGCAATACGAAGACCCGGAAAAACCGATTTATTTCTACATCAATTCCACGGGGACTTCCCGGTTTGATGGGGAGCCGGTCGCCTGGGAAACGGAAGCCTTTGCCATTTGCGATACGATGGCCTATATCAAACCAGCGGTGCATACGATTTGCCTTGGCATGGCGATGGGGATGGCGGCGGTTTTGTTGTCCGGGGGAAGCAAGGGGAATCGGGCGAGTTTGCCCAATGCTTCGATTATTTTGCGCCAGAGCCGCAGTTACACCCGGGGGCAGGCTTCGGATATTCAAATTCAAGCCCAGGAAGTCCTGCACAATCGGGCGGTGATGTTGGATATTTTGGCGGAAAATACGGGACAATCCCGGGAGAAAGTTGCCAAAGACATGAGCCGCACGTTTTACCTGACCCCCCAGCAGGCCAAGGACTACGGCTTGATTGACCGGATTTTGGAAAGTACCCGGCAGTTGCCCCAGGCGGTGGCGAATCTTGCCCTGCCGGGGAAAGCTTAA
- a CDS encoding ABC transporter ATP-binding protein, producing MALIEISNLHKTYGEVTALNGVSLAVPAGEIFGLLGPNGAGKTTLIRCLCTLTRPDQGEILVAGISTLEQPRQVRQKLGYVAQELALDKVLTGRELLQLHGDIYHLPRNFAKQRIGEMVTLLNLEDWVDRRTGGYSGGMKKRLDLAMGLLHQPQVLVLDEPTVGLDIESRTVVWEFLRNVRSQGTTVFLTSHYLEEIDALADQVAILDQGQLIASDTPAALKSALGGERVTVKVREFTPRDEAERVRDALQTLHFVQNVIINTTQGNSLNLVIQPIPNGLTVIQEQVTGLNLPVFSVMQSQPSLDDVYLAATGRTLQDADLAARGG from the coding sequence ATGGCTCTGATTGAAATCAGTAATTTGCATAAAACCTATGGTGAAGTAACGGCTCTGAATGGGGTTTCTCTTGCGGTGCCAGCGGGGGAAATTTTTGGTTTGTTAGGCCCGAATGGAGCCGGAAAAACCACTCTGATTCGTTGCCTGTGTACCCTGACTCGCCCGGATCAAGGGGAAATTTTAGTAGCGGGGATTTCGACTTTAGAACAGCCCCGGCAGGTGCGACAAAAATTAGGTTATGTGGCGCAGGAATTAGCCTTGGATAAGGTGTTGACGGGCAGGGAATTATTGCAACTGCATGGGGATATTTACCATTTGCCACGGAATTTTGCCAAGCAACGCATTGGGGAAATGGTGACATTATTAAATTTGGAAGATTGGGTGGATCGCCGCACGGGGGGCTATTCCGGGGGGATGAAAAAACGCTTGGATTTGGCAATGGGTTTATTGCATCAACCCCAGGTGCTGGTTTTGGATGAACCGACGGTGGGGTTGGATATTGAAAGCCGCACGGTGGTCTGGGAATTTCTCCGCAATGTTCGCTCGCAGGGCACGACGGTTTTTCTCACCAGCCATTACCTGGAAGAAATTGATGCCCTAGCGGATCAGGTCGCCATCCTAGACCAGGGGCAGTTGATCGCCAGCGATACCCCGGCGGCGTTGAAATCGGCTCTGGGCGGGGAACGGGTGACGGTAAAAGTACGGGAATTTACCCCCAGGGATGAGGCGGAACGGGTGCGAGATGCGTTACAAACCCTGCACTTTGTCCAGAATGTAATTATCAATACTACCCAGGGCAATTCCCTAAATTTGGTGATCCAACCGATTCCCAACGGGTTGACGGTGATTCAAGAGCAGGTTACCGGTTTGAATTTGCCGGTATTTAGTGTGATGCAGTCCCAGCCCAGTCTGGACGATGTGTATCTGGCGGCGACGGGGCGGACGTTGCAGGATGCGGATTTGGCGGCCAGGGGCGGTTAG
- a CDS encoding GNAT family N-acetyltransferase, giving the protein MFWKSLFPGAIGSETPTGIGEHELLITEFVAANGERIHVYFSTTRDIDVYALEALCDAVGWAKRPLRKVRKALEFSFLIGSLWQERGQNRRLIGFARATSDHAFNATLWDVVVHPEVQGKGLGKTLMRQMIRELRREEISNITLFADPQVVTFYEELGFHPDPEGIKGMFWYPS; this is encoded by the coding sequence GTGTTCTGGAAAAGTCTGTTCCCTGGAGCCATTGGCTCGGAAACGCCCACCGGGATTGGGGAGCATGAGCTACTCATTACTGAGTTTGTGGCGGCCAACGGCGAACGGATTCACGTTTACTTCAGCACCACCCGTGATATTGATGTCTATGCCCTAGAAGCCCTGTGCGATGCGGTGGGTTGGGCCAAACGTCCCCTGCGGAAAGTGCGTAAAGCCCTGGAATTTAGCTTTTTGATCGGCTCTCTCTGGCAGGAACGGGGGCAAAATCGCCGGTTGATTGGCTTTGCCCGTGCCACCTCTGATCATGCCTTCAATGCCACCCTCTGGGATGTGGTGGTGCATCCTGAAGTTCAGGGCAAAGGACTGGGCAAAACCCTGATGCGCCAAATGATCCGGGAATTGCGCCGGGAAGAAATCAGCAACATCACCCTATTTGCCGACCCCCAGGTGGTCACCTTCTACGAAGAATTGGGCTTCCACCCCGACCCGGAAGGCATCAAAGGCATGTTTTGGTATCCCAGCTAA
- a CDS encoding LysR family transcriptional regulator, giving the protein MVAEELHFGRAADRLHITQPALSKQIAKLEKEIGVVLLNRTKRTVQLTSAGQVLLERAKQLLFQADTAVQLARRAAHGEIGHLTIGFTETATHTVLPKLVQVFRRTHPHVELTMLELSTEAQVAALNEDTIDLAFLHPPIDQRGLDLHPILEANFVVVLPPQHSLLQYEKIVPEALTNESFIIHPRKEGPMLYDGFIQICQAAGFQPKIVKESVSLQMRICLVAAGLGITFAPENLQFLVGDEVVCKPLENCPICLKFAATWRRNSASPTLREFLKIMQEQF; this is encoded by the coding sequence ATGGTTGCCGAAGAACTCCACTTCGGACGTGCCGCCGATCGCTTACACATCACGCAGCCTGCGTTGAGTAAACAAATTGCCAAGTTAGAGAAAGAGATAGGTGTGGTCTTACTCAATCGCACCAAGCGCACCGTCCAACTCACCAGTGCGGGGCAAGTATTGCTAGAGCGAGCCAAACAACTGCTGTTTCAGGCAGATACAGCCGTTCAACTCGCCAGGCGCGCAGCTCATGGTGAGATAGGGCATTTGACGATCGGGTTCACAGAAACCGCAACTCACACCGTGCTACCAAAACTGGTGCAGGTCTTTCGCCGCACCCATCCCCATGTCGAACTCACAATGCTAGAACTTTCTACCGAGGCGCAAGTTGCGGCATTAAATGAAGACACAATCGATCTTGCCTTTTTGCATCCTCCCATCGATCAGCGTGGCTTGGATTTGCACCCAATTTTAGAAGCCAACTTTGTGGTTGTATTGCCACCACAGCATTCATTATTACAGTACGAAAAGATTGTCCCAGAAGCTTTAACAAACGAATCGTTTATTATCCATCCTCGCAAGGAGGGTCCCATGCTCTACGATGGATTTATCCAAATTTGTCAGGCAGCAGGATTTCAACCCAAGATTGTCAAAGAATCTGTCTCTTTACAAATGCGAATCTGTCTGGTTGCCGCAGGCTTAGGAATTACGTTTGCCCCTGAAAATTTGCAGTTTTTGGTTGGCGATGAAGTAGTTTGCAAACCCTTGGAAAATTGTCCAATTTGCTTAAAGTTTGCCGCAACTTGGCGGCGAAACTCTGCCAGCCCAACATTACGGGAATTCTTAAAGATTATGCAGGAACAATTTTAG
- a CDS encoding DUF928 domain-containing protein gives MKWHGWIGGLLLGGVVGLTPAGWAQSPYTVRLGDTLTGIARRHNLTLEQMLQTNPSLRNDPDVILVGQKLVLPGGMTPTVRTALATPLPPTVQPRVATTTSRRRPAFASLNLPTVGRPGNREGGSKRGSGCAQEKTQKLRVLLPEGNYGQTLQDYATFFWYVPELERPTPVEFQLRRVNAQGQPSELAHSETFTSSGGGIGSLTLPATVAPLAVGQEYEWSIAVQCGVDGMASEPDAWMIALGRIERVSPENPQLTGALTQANLGDYPAILAEAGIWYDALQMLVALRRQNPTDQELLLDWGNLLGKIGFGAIANQPLRCVQPNPQGGVARCS, from the coding sequence ATGAAATGGCATGGCTGGATCGGTGGTTTACTTCTCGGTGGCGTGGTGGGTTTGACACCGGCGGGTTGGGCGCAATCCCCGTACACGGTGCGTTTGGGGGATACCCTGACCGGGATCGCCCGCCGCCACAACTTGACTCTGGAGCAGATGTTGCAGACCAACCCCAGTTTACGCAACGACCCGGATGTGATTTTGGTGGGGCAAAAACTGGTCTTGCCGGGGGGAATGACCCCCACTGTCCGCACGGCTTTGGCTACCCCACTGCCCCCCACGGTACAACCAAGGGTGGCGACTACGACCAGCCGCAGACGACCGGCCTTTGCCAGCTTGAATCTACCCACGGTGGGTCGCCCCGGCAACCGGGAGGGCGGTTCTAAACGGGGTTCTGGCTGTGCCCAGGAAAAGACCCAGAAATTGCGGGTACTCCTACCGGAGGGCAATTACGGCCAAACCCTCCAGGATTACGCCACCTTTTTCTGGTATGTCCCGGAATTGGAACGTCCTACCCCGGTAGAATTTCAACTGCGGCGGGTGAATGCCCAAGGCCAGCCGAGCGAGTTGGCGCACAGCGAAACCTTTACGAGTAGTGGTGGGGGGATTGGCAGCCTGACCCTGCCAGCAACCGTGGCACCCTTAGCCGTGGGGCAGGAGTACGAATGGTCAATTGCCGTGCAGTGCGGTGTGGATGGCATGGCCAGCGAGCCGGATGCCTGGATGATTGCCCTGGGGCGGATTGAACGGGTTTCCCCAGAAAATCCCCAATTAACCGGTGCCTTAACCCAAGCCAATCTGGGGGATTACCCGGCGATTTTGGCCGAGGCGGGTATCTGGTACGATGCCCTGCAAATGCTGGTGGCTCTGCGGCGACAAAATCCCACGGATCAGGAATTGCTGTTGGATTGGGGCAACCTGCTGGGGAAAATTGGCTTCGGGGCGATTGCCAACCAACCCCTGCGCTGTGTGCAACCCAATCCCCAGGGCGGGGTCGCCCGCTGTTCCTAG
- the budA gene encoding acetolactate decarboxylase, with amino-acid sequence MQINISPQLQAIIRKRCQDTGHTPEEIVAIALRGYLEIDEETLFQTSTIGALVEGVYRGDLTIAELKNYGDFGLGTFNDLDGEMVVLDGQVWQLRSDGQAYPVADEVKTPFATVTFWQADWMATLAQPLNYEELQRYLDTLLPSDNIFYAIKISGQFRHVRTRTIERQDQPTRLVEAAARQPVHEFQSVQGDLIGFWTPSYMKTVNVPGYHFHFLSADRQRGGHVLDVCIERVDIGIDDTPRLRVALPETQEFLAANLTRDTQQELHQAEK; translated from the coding sequence ATGCAAATTAATATCTCGCCCCAACTCCAAGCCATCATTCGCAAACGTTGCCAAGACACCGGCCATACTCCCGAAGAAATTGTGGCGATTGCCCTCCGGGGATATTTAGAAATTGATGAGGAAACCCTCTTTCAAACTTCAACTATTGGGGCTTTGGTGGAGGGGGTTTATCGGGGGGATTTGACCATCGCTGAATTGAAAAATTATGGGGATTTTGGCCTGGGTACATTCAATGATTTAGATGGGGAAATGGTGGTTTTGGATGGCCAGGTCTGGCAGTTGCGTTCCGATGGGCAAGCGTACCCGGTGGCAGATGAGGTAAAAACCCCTTTTGCCACGGTGACGTTTTGGCAGGCGGATTGGATGGCAACCTTGGCTCAACCCCTGAACTACGAAGAATTACAGCGTTATTTAGATACTTTATTACCTTCGGATAATATCTTTTACGCGATTAAAATTTCTGGGCAGTTTCGCCATGTGCGTACCCGGACGATTGAGCGGCAAGATCAACCCACCCGTTTAGTAGAAGCCGCCGCCCGGCAACCGGTGCATGAATTTCAAAGTGTTCAAGGTGATCTAATTGGGTTTTGGACACCTAGTTATATGAAAACCGTGAATGTGCCGGGGTATCATTTTCACTTTTTGAGTGCGGATCGTCAGCGGGGGGGTCATGTGTTGGATGTATGTATTGAACGGGTGGATATTGGCATTGACGACACGCCCCGTTTGCGGGTGGCTCTGCCGGAAACCCAGGAATTTTTAGCCGCCAATCTCACGCGAGATACGCAACAGGAACTCCATCAGGCGGAGAAGTAA
- the lysA gene encoding diaminopimelate decarboxylase encodes MLATELAPNQQILPLTAGTNGQGHLEIGGCDVVELVRQWGSPLYILDETTLRTACRHYREGLRQDYPGDAQVIYATKAWCCLGVLAVVVSEGLGLDVVSGGELTTAMRLGVAPELVYFHGNNKSPAELALALDYGCRVVVDNWYELQTLVPLAQAANCTAKIMLRFTPGIECHTHEYIRTGHLDSKFGFDPQQLAAVFTWLRERPQLECIGLHAHIGSQIFALEPHRDLTEVLVETYAQGLQAGLPLREVNVGGGLGIRYTEADQPPAIRDWVRVVSQGLTHHCQQRGLPLPKLICEPGRSLVGAACVTAYTMGGRKEIPGGRTYISVDGGMSDNPRPITYQAQYQAVVANRVAAPLAETVTVAGKHCESGDILLKDIALPVTQPGDILVVLATGAYNYSMASNYNRIPRPAAILVQGGAASLIIKRETWEDLLRQDCLPERLMAP; translated from the coding sequence ATGTTAGCCACTGAACTCGCCCCAAATCAGCAGATTTTGCCCCTCACGGCGGGCACGAATGGGCAGGGGCATTTGGAAATCGGTGGTTGCGATGTGGTGGAATTGGTGCGCCAATGGGGTTCACCCCTATACATTTTGGATGAAACCACCCTGCGCACCGCCTGTCGCCACTACCGGGAGGGGTTGCGCCAGGATTATCCGGGGGATGCCCAGGTGATCTATGCCACCAAAGCCTGGTGCTGTTTGGGGGTGTTGGCGGTGGTAGTTAGCGAGGGTTTGGGGCTGGATGTGGTGTCCGGTGGGGAGTTGACCACGGCCATGCGCCTGGGGGTGGCACCGGAGTTGGTTTATTTTCATGGCAATAACAAATCCCCCGCAGAACTGGCACTGGCACTGGATTATGGGTGCCGGGTAGTAGTAGATAATTGGTACGAATTACAGACATTAGTCCCCCTAGCACAAGCGGCTAATTGTACTGCCAAAATCATGCTACGTTTTACGCCGGGGATTGAATGTCACACCCATGAGTACATTCGCACGGGGCATCTGGACAGCAAATTTGGGTTTGACCCCCAGCAGTTAGCCGCCGTATTTACCTGGTTGCGAGAACGTCCCCAACTGGAATGTATTGGGTTACACGCCCACATTGGTTCGCAGATTTTCGCTTTGGAACCCCACCGGGACTTGACCGAGGTGCTGGTGGAAACCTACGCCCAGGGGTTGCAGGCGGGTTTACCCCTGCGGGAGGTGAATGTGGGGGGTGGTTTGGGGATTCGTTACACGGAGGCGGATCAGCCCCCGGCGATTCGGGATTGGGTGCGGGTGGTGAGTCAGGGTCTTACGCATCATTGCCAGCAGCGGGGTTTGCCCCTACCCAAGCTGATCTGCGAACCGGGGCGGTCGCTGGTGGGTGCGGCCTGTGTGACGGCTTATACGATGGGGGGACGGAAGGAAATTCCGGGTGGGCGTACCTACATCAGCGTGGACGGGGGTATGTCGGACAATCCCCGCCCCATTACTTACCAAGCGCAGTACCAGGCGGTGGTGGCGAATCGGGTGGCCGCTCCCCTAGCCGAAACCGTGACCGTGGCCGGAAAACACTGTGAATCCGGGGATATTTTGCTGAAGGATATTGCCCTGCCGGTGACGCAACCGGGGGATATTTTGGTGGTGTTGGCGACGGGTGCCTACAACTACAGCATGGCTTCCAATTACAACCGCATCCCCCGACCGGCGGCGATTTTGGTGCAGGGGGGAGCGGCCAGCTTGATCATTAAACGGGAAACCTGGGAGGACCTGCTCCGCCAGGATTGCCTACCGGAACGGTTAATGGCTCCCTAG
- a CDS encoding transposase, with translation MAYSSDLSDAEWEIVEPLLLELLPKKKKTRPAKWTNRVIINGILYQLKNGCNWGDLPRDLLPYSTVYWHYKQWRAAGALTELMHRLHQQVREQVKKNPNGQP, from the coding sequence ATGGCGTATTCCAGTGACCTTAGTGATGCAGAATGGGAAATCGTTGAACCGCTGTTATTAGAACTATTGCCCAAGAAGAAAAAAACTCGTCCCGCTAAATGGACAAACCGAGTAATCATCAATGGCATTCTCTATCAACTCAAAAACGGTTGTAATTGGGGTGACCTGCCTAGAGACTTACTGCCTTATTCAACCGTTTACTGGCACTACAAACAATGGCGAGCCGCTGGAGCATTGACCGAATTGATGCACCGATTACACCAACAGGTACGAGAACAGGTAAAAAAAAATCCCAATGGACAACCCTAA
- a CDS encoding ATP-dependent Clp protease proteolytic subunit has protein sequence MPLGVPKVPYRLPGEPYTQWIDIYNRLYRERIIFLGQEVDDEIANQIVAVMLYLDSEDPGKDIYLYINSPGGSVHAGLAIYDTMQHIKSEVVTICVGLAASMGAFLLAGGTKGKRLALRHSRIMIHQVSSGTRGQASDIEIEAREVQRIDQQLNQLLAHHTGQSLEKIQQDQKRDFYMSAQEALDYGLVDKVIEGKAP, from the coding sequence ATGCCCCTTGGAGTTCCCAAAGTTCCCTACCGTTTGCCCGGTGAACCCTATACCCAGTGGATTGATATTTACAACCGTTTGTATCGGGAACGGATCATTTTTCTGGGTCAAGAAGTGGATGATGAAATCGCCAATCAAATTGTGGCGGTGATGTTGTATCTGGATTCGGAAGACCCGGGCAAAGATATTTATCTTTACATCAATTCTCCTGGTGGTTCCGTCCATGCGGGTTTGGCTATCTACGACACGATGCAACATATTAAATCGGAGGTGGTGACGATTTGTGTGGGTTTGGCCGCCTCGATGGGAGCGTTTTTGCTGGCCGGGGGCACCAAGGGGAAACGCTTAGCCCTCCGGCATTCCCGGATCATGATCCACCAGGTTTCCAGTGGCACCCGGGGGCAGGCTTCGGATATTGAAATCGAAGCGCGGGAAGTTCAGCGGATTGACCAACAACTGAACCAACTGCTGGCTCACCACACGGGGCAATCCCTGGAGAAAATTCAGCAGGATCAAAAGCGGGATTTTTATATGTCGGCGCAGGAAGCCCTCGATTACGGGTTGGTGGATAAGGTGATCGAAGGTAAAGCCCCGTGA
- a CDS encoding beta-propeller fold lactonase family protein, with product MIMRRMKLKWLKFLLWAVLGVFLILTGYGLLQLIEPVGIAPIAQSNQPPDFRGRALLVASDADMVATAYADARLHRIAGVEDTLTLVELPLDAPKPRVASVQVSNSVMSWPQNIAVSPKGQWVYVSEVRSRPADGIQALESINQMPPGERITVVNIANLQQPEILQTLVVGRNPKTLSISPDGKFLAVISEEPDRELAIFQIQPDGTLGERDNFAIAKDFSRSAVPGSVVWHPSGRFLAITTTSDGSEGSYRSFVAFYKVIQNNKGIQLELYERPLMVGNHLSNGCFSADGQFFLVPDLKWRMYGLRALNYLLNPKGELISIRFAPETGEPPTVVSRTEVGLGSEGFSLSPDNTLIVTVNLRRTYLSTLPPVWRGKPFSSLSLVKFDRTSGQLTTVSEYGFEGLLPEQVTFDTTGKSLAVVIYHDREANPKTGAIEFWNVISGDNPQLEQSGYRIDVVRGAHDIVVVP from the coding sequence ATGATCATGAGACGTATGAAATTGAAGTGGCTCAAGTTTTTGCTCTGGGCGGTGTTGGGGGTGTTCCTGATACTGACCGGCTATGGCCTATTGCAACTGATTGAACCCGTGGGAATTGCACCCATTGCTCAATCAAATCAACCTCCTGATTTCCGGGGACGGGCTTTACTGGTGGCTTCTGATGCGGATATGGTAGCAACCGCCTATGCTGATGCCCGACTGCATCGCATCGCTGGCGTTGAAGATACGCTCACTCTTGTGGAATTGCCACTTGATGCCCCAAAGCCTAGGGTTGCATCTGTCCAAGTTTCTAATTCGGTGATGTCGTGGCCCCAGAATATTGCCGTCTCTCCCAAGGGGCAGTGGGTTTATGTATCCGAGGTGCGATCGCGTCCTGCTGATGGCATTCAAGCCTTGGAATCAATTAACCAGATGCCGCCGGGTGAGCGGATTACCGTTGTGAATATCGCCAATTTGCAACAGCCAGAGATTCTGCAAACTTTGGTCGTGGGGAGAAATCCCAAAACTCTGAGTATCAGTCCCGATGGTAAATTTTTGGCAGTTATTTCAGAAGAGCCAGATCGGGAATTGGCAATTTTCCAGATTCAGCCCGATGGAACCTTGGGAGAACGTGATAACTTTGCGATTGCCAAAGACTTTTCTCGCTCAGCAGTTCCAGGATCGGTTGTCTGGCATCCTTCTGGACGCTTTCTGGCTATCACCACAACCAGTGATGGTTCTGAGGGTTCGTACAGATCATTTGTTGCCTTTTACAAGGTGATTCAGAACAACAAAGGCATTCAACTAGAACTTTACGAGCGCCCCTTGATGGTGGGTAATCATCTTAGTAATGGATGTTTTAGTGCAGATGGACAGTTTTTCCTGGTGCCCGATCTAAAGTGGCGGATGTATGGACTGCGGGCATTGAACTATTTGTTAAACCCCAAAGGTGAACTGATCTCAATTCGCTTTGCTCCTGAAACGGGTGAGCCTCCGACTGTCGTTTCTCGGACTGAAGTAGGACTTGGCTCGGAAGGATTTTCGCTGAGTCCCGACAACACATTGATTGTCACCGTAAACCTGCGCCGCACTTATCTCAGCACTTTGCCCCCGGTCTGGCGTGGTAAACCCTTCAGTTCCCTATCGCTAGTTAAGTTTGACCGCACATCTGGACAACTGACAACGGTTAGTGAGTACGGCTTTGAGGGACTCTTGCCGGAACAAGTGACCTTTGACACCACTGGAAAATCATTGGCAGTAGTGATTTATCACGATCGTGAAGCCAACCCCAAAACGGGCGCGATCGAATTTTGGAACGTGATTTCGGGTGACAATCCGCAACTGGAGCAATCAGGGTATAGGATCGATGTCGTGCGGGGCGCTCATGATATTGTGGTTGTTCCCTAG
- a CDS encoding J domain-containing protein, translating into MADPKLVQSYQCLGLPLGAPLEEVKATYRRLARQHHPDLNPGNQASHERFIALNQAYNYLLEQFAADVRIADPVTPQVRVEVKTQPSPPNPTLTPEEQQFKHKFHVQWRTLLEQGRFPRAVALLDALAERLSQDRDIPTWQAQTYQRWGSDLINQGQWDKARNYLKKALRLDPHNRQLWEEVNREFIRLDQRINKY; encoded by the coding sequence ATGGCCGACCCCAAACTGGTGCAGAGTTATCAATGTTTGGGGTTGCCCCTGGGTGCGCCCTTGGAAGAGGTGAAAGCTACCTATCGCCGTTTAGCGCGCCAGCATCACCCGGATTTGAACCCCGGCAATCAGGCCAGCCATGAGCGGTTTATCGCCCTGAATCAGGCTTACAATTACCTGCTGGAACAATTTGCCGCCGATGTCCGAATTGCTGACCCGGTTACCCCCCAGGTGCGGGTGGAGGTAAAAACCCAGCCCAGCCCGCCCAACCCCACCCTGACCCCGGAGGAGCAACAGTTCAAACATAAATTTCACGTCCAATGGCGCACGTTACTGGAACAGGGGCGGTTTCCCCGGGCGGTGGCATTGTTGGATGCGTTGGCGGAACGATTGTCCCAGGATCGGGATATTCCCACCTGGCAAGCCCAAACCTACCAACGCTGGGGCAGTGATTTGATCAACCAGGGGCAATGGGATAAGGCGCGCAATTACTTGAAAAAAGCCCTGCGGCTTGACCCCCACAACCGCCAACTGTGGGAGGAGGTGAATCGGGAATTTATCCGCTTGGATCAAAGAATTAATAAGTATTGA